A genomic window from Haladaptatus caseinilyticus includes:
- a CDS encoding DEAD/DEAH box helicase, translating to MSDQQAAGSAAFARLGSEVRSALSERGFKTPTEPQKRAIPPLAEGHHGLVIAPTGTGKTETAMLPVFDSIAQAEPRFGISALYITPLRALNRDMRERLEWWGETLDIDIDVRHGDTTDYQRQKQANDPPDVLVTTPETLQAMLTGSKLRKALEDVHHVIVDEVHELASAKRGAQLTIGLERLHELSGEFQRIGLSATVGDPTEVGKFLTGNRGCEIIEVDVGSKVDFRVREPDTRDEDEALARELMTNPDIASHVRAIRDIVTEHDSTLIFVNTRQTAEALGSRFKELGANIGVHHGSLSKEARIDVEDRFKAGEIDALLCTSSMELGIDVGRIDHVVQYQSPREVARLLQRVGRAGHRMDEVSEGTIITSHPDDALESMAIARRAVEGEVEPAHIHHASLDTVANQIVGVVMDFGEIDARRAYEIVTRAYPFRDLVEDEFKGVVRELKGNRLVWLNEEKDQIEKSGKTWQYFYANLSMIPDEETFEVYDMASGSQIGTLDERFVVNFAEPGEVFIQRGEMWRIAEIDEEESRVNVSPIEDPGGEVPSWVGEEIPVPYDVAQEVGEMRAVAGPQFERGAPRDGVAKEFTNRYPTDQYTAESALEQTDRQAETENQTPTSDRLVVEHAAGKIVVNACFGHKVNETLGRMLSSLVGQRTGSSVGMEIDPYRIELDVPAKLDGREIIEVLEETDPEHVGPLIELSLKRSDTLKFTLAQVAAKFGSLNRWEGQGRFSMGRLLSALEDTPIYDEAVREVFHDDLDVERAEDVLRQIHAGDIEVVTTGGRTPVGSGGRSSGRELLAPENADASVIETVRERIRNDEMLLFCLHCQDWRRKTTVKKIDDQPKCIHCGSTRIAALNPWADEVLKAVRADDKDDEQEKMTRRAYKSANLVQSHGKRAIIALAARGVGPQNAARIIAKLREDEDDFYRDILSKERQYARTQAFWD from the coding sequence ATGAGCGACCAGCAGGCCGCCGGTTCTGCGGCCTTCGCGCGACTCGGGAGCGAGGTTCGGTCGGCCCTCTCGGAACGCGGGTTCAAAACCCCGACCGAACCGCAAAAGCGCGCGATTCCACCACTCGCCGAGGGACACCATGGTCTCGTCATCGCGCCGACCGGAACTGGCAAGACCGAGACGGCGATGTTACCGGTGTTCGACTCCATAGCGCAGGCGGAGCCACGGTTCGGCATCTCCGCGCTCTACATCACGCCGCTTCGGGCGCTGAACCGCGACATGCGCGAACGATTGGAGTGGTGGGGGGAGACCCTCGACATCGACATCGACGTTCGCCACGGCGACACCACTGATTATCAGCGTCAGAAGCAAGCGAACGACCCGCCGGACGTGCTGGTGACGACGCCGGAAACGTTGCAGGCAATGCTGACCGGGTCAAAGCTCCGGAAGGCGCTGGAAGACGTTCACCACGTCATCGTGGACGAGGTGCACGAACTCGCCAGTGCGAAGCGTGGGGCACAGCTGACCATCGGGTTAGAACGACTCCACGAGCTGTCGGGCGAGTTCCAGCGAATCGGACTCTCCGCGACTGTCGGCGACCCGACGGAGGTCGGGAAATTCCTCACCGGAAATCGTGGCTGTGAGATAATCGAGGTAGACGTGGGGAGCAAGGTCGATTTCCGCGTTCGCGAACCCGATACTCGGGACGAAGACGAGGCGTTGGCGCGCGAACTGATGACCAACCCCGACATCGCCAGTCACGTCCGGGCGATTCGTGACATCGTGACCGAGCACGATTCGACGCTGATTTTCGTCAACACGCGTCAAACCGCCGAGGCGTTGGGGTCCCGGTTCAAGGAACTCGGGGCGAACATCGGCGTTCATCACGGTAGCTTGTCGAAGGAGGCCCGAATCGACGTGGAAGACCGGTTCAAGGCCGGCGAGATCGACGCGCTCCTCTGTACCTCTTCCATGGAACTCGGCATCGACGTGGGGCGAATCGACCACGTCGTCCAGTATCAGAGTCCACGTGAAGTCGCCCGACTCCTCCAACGAGTCGGACGGGCGGGCCACCGAATGGACGAGGTGTCGGAGGGAACCATCATTACCTCGCACCCCGACGACGCGCTCGAATCGATGGCAATCGCCCGACGTGCGGTCGAAGGCGAGGTCGAACCGGCACATATCCACCATGCGAGTCTCGACACGGTCGCGAACCAAATCGTCGGCGTGGTGATGGACTTCGGCGAAATCGATGCCCGGCGAGCGTACGAAATCGTCACCCGAGCCTACCCGTTTCGCGACCTCGTCGAAGACGAGTTCAAGGGTGTGGTCCGGGAATTGAAGGGGAATCGATTGGTATGGCTGAACGAGGAAAAAGACCAAATCGAGAAGTCGGGGAAGACGTGGCAGTACTTCTACGCAAACCTCTCGATGATTCCCGACGAGGAAACCTTCGAGGTGTACGACATGGCCAGCGGGTCACAGATCGGGACGCTTGACGAGCGGTTCGTCGTCAACTTCGCGGAACCGGGCGAGGTGTTCATCCAACGCGGCGAGATGTGGCGCATCGCCGAAATCGACGAAGAAGAGAGTCGTGTCAACGTCTCCCCCATCGAAGATCCCGGTGGTGAGGTACCGTCGTGGGTCGGTGAGGAGATTCCGGTTCCATACGATGTGGCCCAGGAGGTGGGTGAGATGCGGGCGGTTGCCGGGCCACAGTTCGAGCGGGGGGCACCGCGCGACGGTGTCGCAAAGGAGTTCACGAATCGATATCCCACCGACCAGTACACCGCCGAATCCGCACTCGAACAGACGGACAGGCAGGCGGAAACCGAGAATCAGACCCCGACGAGCGACCGACTCGTGGTGGAGCACGCTGCCGGGAAAATCGTCGTCAACGCCTGTTTCGGCCACAAGGTGAACGAAACGCTCGGCCGCATGCTTTCGTCGCTCGTCGGCCAACGGACCGGATCGTCGGTCGGAATGGAGATCGACCCCTATCGAATCGAGTTGGACGTCCCGGCGAAACTGGACGGTCGAGAAATCATCGAGGTGTTGGAAGAGACCGACCCCGAGCACGTCGGTCCGCTCATCGAACTCTCGCTCAAACGCTCCGATACGCTGAAGTTCACCCTCGCACAGGTGGCCGCGAAGTTCGGGTCGCTGAATCGTTGGGAGGGACAGGGCCGGTTCTCGATGGGGCGGTTGCTGAGTGCGCTGGAAGACACCCCGATCTACGACGAAGCGGTCCGTGAAGTGTTCCACGACGATCTCGATGTCGAACGAGCGGAGGACGTTCTTCGGCAAATCCACGCGGGCGACATCGAAGTGGTCACCACGGGGGGACGAACTCCGGTCGGAAGTGGCGGGCGTTCGTCCGGGCGAGAGCTGCTCGCGCCGGAAAACGCCGACGCCAGCGTCATCGAAACGGTCAGGGAACGAATCCGAAACGACGAGATGTTGCTGTTCTGTCTGCACTGTCAGGACTGGCGACGAAAGACGACGGTGAAGAAAATCGACGACCAGCCGAAATGCATTCACTGCGGTTCCACGCGAATCGCCGCCCTCAATCCGTGGGCCGACGAAGTGCTCAAAGCAGTCCGAGCGGACGACAAGGACGACGAGCAAGAGAAGATGACGAGACGAGCCTACAAATCCGCGAATCTCGTTCAGAGCCACGGAAAGCGGGCAATCATCGCACTCGCGGCGAGGGGTGTCGGCCCGCAGAATGCCGCCAGAATCATCGCGAAGTTGCGCGAGGACGAGGACGATTTCTATCGGGATATTCTCTCGAAGGAGCGCCAGTACGCTCGAACGCAGGCCTTCTGGGATTAG
- the asd gene encoding aspartate-semialdehyde dehydrogenase, with product MSVNVGILGGTGAVGQRFIQLLDGHPDFELVTITASDESAGKSYREAAKWRVDSPIPDWVGDIEVRATDPQAVSDDVDLLFSSLPSGVAEVVEPQFTEAGYVVSSNSSNSRMADDVPLVIPEVNGEHLDLLEVQQDERGWDGALVKNPNCSTITMVPTLAALDRFGLETVHVSTLQAVSGAGYDGVTSMEIIDNVIPHIGGEESKMEAEPRKLLGTFDGSEIDHHEVNVSASCNRVPTLDGHLENVWAETAEHIDIDDAREAFSDAPTLDLPSAPDPLIEVFDNPDRPQPRLDRTLGGGMQIAVGGLQDTPSGLQYNCLAHNTIRGAAGASLLNGELLVREGWV from the coding sequence ATGAGTGTCAACGTTGGAATCCTCGGTGGCACCGGGGCAGTTGGGCAGCGATTCATTCAACTCCTGGACGGCCATCCCGATTTCGAACTGGTAACGATCACGGCGAGCGACGAGAGCGCGGGCAAATCCTACCGCGAGGCCGCGAAGTGGCGCGTCGATTCGCCGATTCCGGACTGGGTCGGCGACATCGAAGTCCGCGCGACCGACCCGCAAGCGGTGTCGGACGACGTTGACCTGCTCTTCTCTTCGCTTCCCTCGGGCGTCGCAGAGGTCGTCGAACCACAGTTCACCGAGGCGGGGTACGTCGTCTCCTCGAACTCCTCGAACTCCCGGATGGCGGACGACGTTCCCCTCGTCATTCCCGAAGTCAACGGCGAACATCTGGACCTTCTCGAGGTTCAACAGGACGAGCGAGGTTGGGACGGCGCACTCGTGAAGAACCCGAACTGCTCGACCATCACGATGGTGCCAACCCTCGCGGCCCTCGACCGGTTCGGGTTGGAAACGGTACACGTCTCGACTCTGCAAGCGGTCTCCGGCGCGGGCTACGACGGCGTGACTTCGATGGAGATCATCGATAACGTCATCCCGCATATCGGGGGCGAGGAGTCGAAGATGGAGGCCGAACCGCGAAAACTCCTCGGCACGTTCGACGGAAGCGAAATCGACCACCACGAAGTAAACGTGTCGGCGTCCTGTAACCGAGTACCGACGCTCGATGGCCACTTGGAGAACGTCTGGGCTGAGACGGCCGAACACATCGACATCGACGATGCACGCGAAGCGTTCAGCGACGCGCCGACGCTCGACCTCCCCAGCGCTCCGGACCCACTCATCGAAGTGTTCGACAACCCCGACCGCCCGCAACCCCGACTCGACCGCACTCTCGGTGGGGGCATGCAAATCGCAGTCGGCGGATTACAAGACACGCCGAGTGGACTCCAGTACAACTGTCTCGCCCACAACACGATTCGCGGTGCCGCCGGAGCGAGCCTCCTGAACGGGGAACTCCTCGTCCGTGAAGGATGGGTCTGA
- a CDS encoding metallophosphoesterase, with the protein MALVEPIPGEPAATADLGDERALVVADYHAGIEDHLRYEQGINLDSRAGERRDAMATLLDRTHPDRVVFLGDLMQSIAGPGGAERGEIEVLLESIDVPVTLVKGNHDGGVESWIQCEVTPGDGARFGNVGFVHGHTWPSRDVLSADVICVGHEHPCVRLKDSVGGSRVERVWLRGGLNPEPFEAHVGDDLTADGELIVFPAFNDLTGGTWVNVEGQGFLAPFLPDGLVDGEAYLLNGTRLGSYGSV; encoded by the coding sequence ATGGCGCTGGTCGAGCCGATTCCGGGCGAACCCGCCGCGACCGCCGACCTCGGCGACGAACGAGCACTCGTCGTCGCCGACTACCACGCGGGAATCGAGGATCACCTCCGGTACGAGCAGGGAATCAACCTCGACAGTCGGGCGGGCGAACGACGCGATGCGATGGCCACACTGTTAGACCGCACCCACCCCGACAGGGTCGTCTTTCTTGGCGATTTGATGCAGTCCATCGCGGGACCGGGCGGTGCCGAGCGTGGCGAAATCGAAGTCCTGCTTGAGTCCATCGACGTGCCGGTGACGCTAGTGAAGGGCAACCACGACGGTGGGGTCGAATCGTGGATTCAGTGCGAGGTGACACCCGGTGATGGCGCTCGATTCGGAAACGTGGGGTTCGTCCACGGGCACACGTGGCCCTCGCGGGACGTACTCTCGGCGGATGTAATCTGCGTCGGCCACGAACACCCATGCGTTCGGTTGAAGGATTCGGTCGGTGGCAGTCGGGTAGAACGCGTCTGGTTGCGTGGCGGACTGAACCCGGAACCGTTCGAAGCGCACGTGGGCGATGATTTGACCGCGGATGGCGAGTTAATCGTCTTTCCCGCGTTCAACGACCTGACCGGCGGAACGTGGGTAAACGTCGAGGGACAGGGTTTTCTCGCGCCGTTTCTACCCGACGGGCTGGTCGACGGCGAGGCGTATCTGCTGAATGGGACCAGACTGGGTAGCTACGGAAGCGTTTGA
- a CDS encoding acylphosphatase has product MTDRTRAHVFVSGNVQGVYYRANTRDTARELDVDGWVQNLSDGRVEAVFEGSEEAVDEMVDWCHTGSPAANVDGVEVEYGDPKGEDGFRIRR; this is encoded by the coding sequence ATGACCGACCGAACCCGCGCACACGTCTTCGTTTCCGGAAACGTACAGGGCGTCTACTATCGAGCGAACACCCGCGACACGGCGCGAGAATTGGATGTCGATGGCTGGGTGCAGAATCTCTCGGATGGCCGCGTCGAGGCCGTTTTCGAAGGTTCCGAGGAGGCGGTCGACGAGATGGTGGACTGGTGTCACACGGGAAGTCCGGCCGCGAATGTGGACGGCGTGGAAGTCGAATACGGCGACCCAAAGGGTGAAGACGGCTTCCGAATCCGCCGGTAG
- a CDS encoding 30S ribosomal protein S17e produces the protein MAIKPDYVKKTGTILLERYPTAFTKDFDQNKDSVEKLTDIDSKGVRNRIAGYVTRKKE, from the coding sequence ATGGCAATCAAACCCGACTACGTCAAGAAGACGGGAACCATCCTGTTGGAGCGATACCCGACCGCATTCACGAAGGACTTCGACCAGAACAAAGATAGCGTCGAGAAACTGACCGACATCGACTCGAAGGGCGTCCGTAACCGAATCGCTGGCTACGTCACCCGTAAGAAAGAATAA
- a CDS encoding 2,5-diamino-6-(ribosylamino)-4(3H)-pyrimidinone 5'-phosphate reductase, which yields MHVVVNAAMSADGKLSSRRREQVAISGPDDFDRMDTLRVESDAIVVGVGTVLADDPSLTADGGTNPLRVVADSRARTPTDARILDDRADTVVFVSESASDERIGKLRDAGGKVVVAGDERVSLETAFSDLESRGVEQVMVEGGGELIFSLFADGLVDELRLYVGSLIIGGRDAPTLADGEGFVARGEFPPLELTTVERIDDGVLLRYSVSSFEKS from the coding sequence ATGCATGTGGTCGTCAACGCCGCGATGAGCGCCGACGGAAAACTCTCCTCACGGCGACGCGAACAAGTCGCCATCAGCGGTCCGGACGACTTCGACCGGATGGACACCCTACGCGTCGAGAGTGACGCTATCGTCGTCGGTGTCGGGACAGTGCTCGCGGACGATCCGTCACTCACCGCCGACGGTGGGACGAATCCGCTCCGCGTCGTCGCGGATTCACGCGCTCGGACGCCGACCGACGCTCGGATACTGGACGACCGTGCGGACACCGTCGTTTTCGTGTCCGAAAGCGCGTCGGACGAGCGGATCGGAAAGCTCCGGGATGCGGGCGGGAAAGTCGTCGTCGCGGGCGACGAACGCGTTTCGCTCGAAACGGCCTTCTCGGACCTCGAATCGCGCGGCGTCGAACAGGTGATGGTCGAAGGGGGCGGCGAACTCATTTTTTCGCTGTTCGCCGACGGACTGGTGGACGAACTGCGTCTGTACGTCGGGTCACTGATTATCGGCGGCCGTGACGCTCCCACGTTGGCTGATGGTGAGGGATTCGTCGCGCGCGGGGAGTTCCCGCCCCTCGAACTGACGACTGTCGAACGAATCGACGACGGCGTACTGCTCCGCTATTCGGTATCGTCGTTCGAAAAATCGTGA
- a CDS encoding arylsulfotransferase family protein gives MVSRKAYRAFFAALILLCSATVGYAYTTSPVRDAVDEYHEQSDVPQDQREAVAPPTSGVTVVAGHGMNGDQSVLAAFGRNGTVLYHDDDYTGYFDVDPVSNESMTVEYVAEKPLSGPRANACDAKCTLSFVERVNLTTGEKTRIFERVIPQDRGANWHDVDRIGDEHLLVGDIHQDQVYVVNTTTNITSWRWDAQDDFPITEGGPYPVDWAHLNDVERLPDGRYMASLRNQDQVVFLNESGMMESWTLGQEDDFSVLYEQHNPDYIPESRGGPAVIVADSLNDRVVEYQREDGEWKQTWEWNDSDTVWTRDADRLPNGHTLVADTNGNRVVEVNRQGRAIWELPFYSPYEVERLETGDESTRGPSATQAEIRSSTTTVSERGIYERLAHALFSKKTVSGFWFVLPMWAGLGELVAVVLAVLTLLVWGVYELQHLNLRIETKVPIRVSRETNDDEHF, from the coding sequence ATGGTTTCCCGGAAGGCTTATCGAGCGTTCTTCGCCGCGCTCATCCTCCTCTGTTCGGCGACGGTGGGCTACGCGTACACCACCTCTCCCGTCCGAGATGCGGTCGACGAATATCACGAGCAATCTGACGTTCCACAGGACCAACGAGAGGCAGTCGCGCCACCGACGTCGGGTGTCACCGTGGTAGCGGGGCACGGCATGAACGGCGACCAATCCGTTCTCGCCGCATTTGGGCGAAACGGAACCGTTCTATATCACGACGACGATTACACCGGATACTTCGACGTCGATCCGGTTTCGAACGAGTCCATGACGGTCGAGTACGTCGCGGAAAAGCCACTTTCCGGGCCACGGGCGAACGCGTGCGATGCGAAATGCACCCTCTCGTTCGTCGAGCGGGTGAATCTCACGACGGGAGAGAAGACGCGGATTTTCGAACGAGTCATCCCACAGGACAGGGGCGCGAACTGGCACGACGTGGACCGGATCGGCGATGAACACCTTCTCGTCGGCGATATCCATCAAGACCAAGTGTACGTCGTCAACACCACGACGAACATCACGTCCTGGCGCTGGGACGCACAGGACGACTTTCCCATCACCGAGGGTGGGCCGTATCCCGTCGATTGGGCGCATTTGAACGACGTGGAACGATTGCCGGACGGTCGCTACATGGCCAGCCTTCGTAATCAGGACCAGGTCGTTTTCCTGAACGAGAGCGGCATGATGGAGTCGTGGACGCTCGGCCAGGAAGACGACTTCAGCGTGCTGTACGAACAGCACAACCCGGATTACATCCCCGAATCACGGGGTGGCCCCGCCGTCATCGTCGCCGATTCGCTGAACGACCGTGTCGTCGAGTACCAGCGAGAAGACGGCGAGTGGAAACAGACCTGGGAATGGAACGATTCCGACACCGTGTGGACGCGCGATGCCGACCGCCTACCGAACGGCCATACGTTGGTCGCCGATACCAACGGCAACCGTGTTGTGGAAGTAAACCGGCAAGGACGTGCGATCTGGGAACTGCCCTTCTACTCCCCGTACGAAGTGGAACGACTGGAAACGGGGGACGAAAGCACGAGGGGACCGAGCGCGACGCAAGCAGAAATTCGGTCGTCCACCACGACGGTTAGTGAGCGTGGTATCTACGAACGATTGGCGCACGCGCTCTTCTCGAAGAAAACCGTGAGCGGGTTCTGGTTCGTCCTGCCGATGTGGGCCGGACTTGGGGAGTTAGTTGCGGTGGTCCTCGCAGTTCTGACGCTACTCGTTTGGGGTGTCTACGAACTCCAACACCTGAATCTCCGTATCGAGACGAAGGTTCCGATTCGAGTGTCGCGAGAAACGAACGACGACGAACACTTTTAA
- a CDS encoding DNA-3-methyladenine glycosylase family protein, with protein sequence METGSIPVADLSGGFDLQSTVESGQSYLWRREDGRMYETTHAYGGDAWYYTVVDGDVVRARQRDGQIEWKATADAEPLLFDLLRLDDDLDAIVNRTPADPLVESACEEYRGMRIVRDPFFPCLVSFICSAQMRVSRIYGMQTALAREFGDTIDFDGKTYHQFPTPEQLATATEDDLRDLNLGYRAPYVRKTAQLVASGEASATDVRGMKYEDARDAMQVFVGVGDKVADCVLLFSLGYLEAVPLDTWIQSAIEERYPHCEQGSYTKTSRAIREQFGNEYAGYAQTYVFHYLRS encoded by the coding sequence ATGGAAACCGGTTCGATACCCGTCGCCGACCTTTCGGGTGGGTTCGACCTGCAATCGACCGTCGAAAGCGGACAGAGCTACCTCTGGCGGCGCGAGGACGGGCGAATGTACGAAACGACCCACGCCTACGGCGGCGATGCGTGGTACTACACCGTCGTGGATGGCGACGTCGTTCGCGCGCGCCAACGGGATGGCCAAATCGAATGGAAAGCGACTGCCGACGCCGAACCGCTGCTGTTCGACCTGCTCCGTCTCGACGACGATTTGGACGCCATCGTGAATCGAACTCCTGCCGATCCGCTGGTCGAGTCGGCTTGCGAGGAGTACCGTGGAATGCGAATCGTCCGCGACCCGTTCTTTCCGTGTCTCGTCTCGTTCATCTGCTCGGCGCAGATGCGCGTGAGTCGGATCTACGGCATGCAGACAGCGCTCGCCCGTGAGTTCGGTGACACGATCGATTTCGACGGAAAGACGTACCACCAGTTCCCGACACCCGAACAGCTGGCGACTGCCACCGAAGACGACCTGCGTGACCTCAACCTCGGCTATCGCGCGCCATACGTCCGAAAGACCGCGCAACTCGTCGCATCCGGTGAGGCCTCGGCGACGGACGTTCGAGGGATGAAGTACGAGGATGCTCGCGACGCCATGCAAGTGTTCGTCGGCGTCGGCGACAAAGTAGCCGACTGTGTTCTACTCTTTTCGCTCGGCTACCTCGAAGCGGTGCCACTCGACACGTGGATTCAAAGCGCGATCGAAGAACGGTATCCCCACTGCGAGCAGGGGTCGTACACGAAAACCTCGCGGGCGATTCGGGAGCAGTTCGGAAACGAGTACGCCGGATACGCACAGACGTACGTGTTCCACTATTTGCGGAGCTAA
- a CDS encoding dipeptidase, translating to MIDASIIDGHNDTLLRLLETENPLAAFTDGCEDIHIDLPSAHEAGLAAGFFAVFVLSSEEHDPISTADGYEHPLPNAVSHDDARAVTYRTLELLSRLAHEVDGFRVIRTLSDLDVCLESDILGAIPHLEGAAGVAPDLANLDFLYSAGVRSIGPVWSRPNAFGDGVQSRYPGNPDTGSGLTGAGRDLVQACEDRGIVVDCAHMTEQGFWDVAELTDTPLVVSHSGVHELCPHSRNLTDEQLVTVAESGGVVGITFHEPGLADDPDPDAEITAETIVDHIEYVSDFVGIEHVVFGSDFDGARIPDAVGDVTGLRVIVNGLRERGFGDEAIEKITRGNWRRVLAETW from the coding sequence ATGATCGACGCGTCGATTATCGACGGCCACAACGATACTCTCTTACGGTTGCTGGAGACGGAAAACCCACTAGCCGCGTTTACCGACGGATGTGAAGACATCCACATCGATCTTCCATCCGCCCACGAAGCGGGACTCGCTGCCGGATTTTTTGCGGTGTTCGTCCTGAGCAGTGAGGAACATGACCCCATTTCGACGGCAGACGGGTACGAACATCCCCTTCCGAATGCCGTCTCCCACGATGACGCACGAGCGGTCACGTATCGAACGCTCGAACTGCTCTCCCGACTCGCACACGAGGTCGATGGCTTTCGCGTGATTCGGACGCTGTCCGACCTCGATGTCTGTCTCGAGTCGGACATCCTCGGCGCGATTCCACATCTCGAAGGCGCGGCTGGTGTCGCACCGGATCTCGCCAATCTCGACTTTCTGTATTCGGCAGGAGTTCGTTCCATCGGCCCTGTGTGGAGTCGTCCGAACGCCTTCGGTGACGGCGTTCAATCGCGCTATCCAGGGAACCCGGATACCGGTTCCGGACTCACGGGCGCGGGACGTGACCTCGTCCAAGCATGTGAAGACCGCGGGATCGTGGTCGATTGTGCACACATGACCGAGCAAGGGTTCTGGGACGTCGCCGAGTTGACCGATACACCACTCGTCGTCTCCCATTCCGGCGTTCACGAACTGTGTCCACACTCCCGGAACCTAACCGACGAACAGTTGGTCACCGTGGCCGAATCCGGTGGCGTCGTGGGAATCACGTTCCACGAGCCGGGATTGGCCGACGACCCTGACCCGGACGCCGAAATCACCGCCGAAACCATCGTTGACCACATCGAGTACGTGTCGGATTTCGTGGGAATCGAACACGTTGTGTTCGGCTCGGATTTCGATGGCGCGAGGATTCCGGATGCAGTTGGCGACGTAACCGGTCTCCGGGTGATAGTAAACGGCCTTCGGGAGCGTGGATTTGGCGACGAAGCTATCGAGAAAATAACCCGCGGAAACTGGCGGCGCGTACTCGCGGAAACGTGGTGA
- a CDS encoding Single-stranded DNA binding protein yields the protein MNVDEHAEALASDLGVDKEEVKADLQNLIEYSVPVNEAKQSLRRKYGGGSTGSSEPSSADIADVTTDMGNVTVTAKVLTVGKRSIRYQGNEQTIFEGELADETGKISYTAWNDFSLSPGEVITAGNAGVREWEGNPELNLGESTNVVREGTDIDVPYDVGGDASLADVRPGDRGVSLELTVLEAEDKVIDGRDGETEIKSGVVADETARLPFTDWEAREELTEGATIRADNIYVREFRGVPSINFSEFTTVEPLARDVDVKDSATRLSVREAVDTGGAFDVEVIGNIVAVRDGSGLIQRCPECGRVVQKGQCRSHGQVDGEDDLRVKAIVDDGTGTVTAILDDELTADVYGGGLEKARQQARDAMDQEVVADSIREKIVGHEYRVRGNLSVDDYGANLEASEFDETEDDPVDRAKALLTEVDA from the coding sequence ATGAACGTGGACGAACATGCCGAGGCGCTTGCCTCCGACCTCGGTGTCGACAAAGAGGAGGTCAAAGCAGACCTGCAGAACCTCATCGAGTACAGTGTCCCAGTCAACGAAGCGAAACAAAGCCTCCGCCGAAAGTACGGCGGCGGAAGCACGGGAAGTTCGGAACCGTCCTCCGCCGACATCGCTGACGTAACCACCGACATGGGCAACGTCACCGTGACGGCGAAGGTGCTCACCGTCGGAAAGCGCTCGATTCGGTACCAAGGCAACGAGCAAACGATTTTCGAGGGCGAACTCGCCGACGAGACCGGGAAAATCAGCTACACCGCGTGGAACGATTTCAGCCTCTCGCCGGGTGAAGTCATCACCGCGGGCAATGCGGGGGTGCGAGAATGGGAAGGCAACCCCGAGCTCAACCTCGGTGAAAGCACCAACGTCGTCCGAGAAGGGACCGACATCGACGTTCCGTACGATGTCGGCGGCGACGCGTCGCTCGCCGACGTTCGCCCCGGCGACAGGGGTGTGTCGCTCGAACTGACCGTCCTCGAAGCCGAGGACAAAGTCATCGACGGGCGCGACGGCGAGACGGAGATCAAAAGCGGAGTGGTTGCCGACGAGACTGCCCGCCTCCCCTTCACTGACTGGGAAGCCCGCGAGGAACTCACGGAGGGCGCAACCATCCGCGCTGACAACATCTACGTCCGCGAGTTCCGGGGTGTCCCCTCCATCAACTTCTCCGAGTTTACCACCGTCGAACCGCTCGCCCGCGACGTAGACGTAAAGGACAGCGCGACACGACTATCCGTTCGCGAAGCGGTCGACACCGGCGGTGCGTTCGACGTGGAGGTCATCGGTAACATCGTCGCGGTGCGCGACGGGTCCGGCCTCATCCAGCGGTGTCCGGAATGCGGTCGCGTCGTCCAGAAGGGCCAGTGCCGAAGCCACGGCCAAGTGGACGGCGAGGACGACCTGCGGGTGAAAGCGATCGTGGACGACGGAACCGGCACCGTCACCGCGATTTTGGACGACGAACTCACGGCCGACGTGTACGGCGGTGGTCTGGAAAAGGCGCGCCAGCAGGCCCGCGATGCGATGGATCAGGAAGTCGTCGCGGACTCCATCCGCGAGAAAATCGTCGGTCACGAGTACCGCGTTCGCGGTAATCTCTCGGTGGACGACTACGGTGCGAACCTCGAAGCGAGCGAGTTCGATGAAACCGAGGACGACCCGGTGGACCGTGCAAAAGCCCTCCTCACGGAGGTGGACGCATGA